The Cellulophaga sp. L1A9 genome window below encodes:
- a CDS encoding polysaccharide deacetylase family protein, translating into MKKSINSICFMLLFMPLFFFGANVEVTTTEPWPLKMESRVSFDIASKCEMLVFIEVFNSYDSLSESVLAQRVALKSVHTESVTQWKEATKSRILVNFNQLSDAALKELIPVEKNSNWNALSLGNLEQRFPSTFSVWYATTKIFYEDYVKEQIRLAALFPRITSEILQFSETDIQGHNFTDRHYLLTFDDGPTAVNGNTDKLIQVLDRYNLSGMFFVLGDNFEKRLKASSKEVLQELYGENSVFSHGKVHKAHQKYAEWKSSIDDTNTLIQNVFPTENKNALVYFRPPYGQRNTDMVAYFTEKNSKIILWNIDSRDWSAKLNVQQVAQREIKLMLLWRKGILLFHDIHTKVQEVLPIVHEYFKDTEIIWMKPRDF; encoded by the coding sequence ATGAAGAAAAGTATCAATAGTATTTGCTTCATGTTGCTTTTTATGCCCTTATTTTTCTTTGGTGCTAATGTTGAAGTTACAACTACCGAGCCTTGGCCTTTAAAAATGGAATCGAGGGTGAGTTTTGATATAGCCTCTAAATGTGAGATGCTTGTTTTTATAGAAGTGTTCAATAGCTATGATTCCTTATCGGAATCGGTTCTAGCACAACGCGTTGCCCTTAAAAGTGTACATACGGAGTCAGTAACCCAATGGAAAGAGGCTACTAAATCAAGAATACTAGTGAATTTTAATCAGCTTTCTGATGCAGCTTTAAAAGAGCTCATTCCAGTAGAAAAAAACAGCAATTGGAATGCCTTATCCTTAGGAAATTTAGAACAACGGTTCCCTAGTACTTTTAGCGTTTGGTATGCTACCACAAAAATATTCTATGAGGACTATGTAAAAGAGCAAATTAGATTAGCGGCTTTATTTCCTAGAATTACGAGTGAAATTTTACAATTTTCGGAGACCGATATTCAAGGCCACAATTTTACGGATAGGCACTATTTATTAACCTTTGATGATGGCCCTACCGCAGTGAATGGTAATACGGATAAACTAATACAGGTATTAGATCGCTATAACCTATCAGGGATGTTTTTTGTTTTGGGCGATAATTTTGAAAAGCGATTAAAAGCTTCTTCCAAAGAAGTGTTACAAGAACTTTACGGAGAAAATAGCGTGTTTTCTCATGGAAAAGTACATAAAGCACATCAAAAATATGCAGAATGGAAATCATCTATTGATGATACCAATACGCTGATTCAAAATGTTTTTCCAACAGAAAATAAGAATGCCTTGGTATATTTTAGACCTCCATACGGCCAAAGAAATACGGATATGGTAGCTTATTTTACGGAAAAAAACTCTAAAATTATACTATGGAATATAGACTCCAGAGATTGGAGTGCTAAGTTAAACGTGCAGCAAGTTGCTCAACGTGAAATAAAATTAATGTTGCTTTGGAGAAAAGGAATTTTGTTGTTTCATGATATCCATACTAAAGTTCAGGAGGTACTGCCAATAGTACATGAGTATTTTAAGGATACAGAAATCATCTGGATGAAGCCTCGCGATTTTTAG
- a CDS encoding sterol desaturase family protein: MDLKDPYIFFPLLIALNIVAYVLNVVISIFWDKALKFKATITRKEILTSLIIVLLNTAIAIPGYLLWINELIVFSSMPVVVTFIVLFLVLDFLMYVLHWASHKIGFLKKIHLKHHEHSEAFNSVSLYYMSPWESIFFGLLLTVVAILLPLNIYGFIAFLVFNWFYGVMTHLNSKSERTHFLIFTTNLFHKNHHQLSYKNYGFYTFIWDRIFRTEKII, from the coding sequence ATGGATTTAAAGGACCCTTATATATTTTTTCCGTTACTCATAGCTTTAAATATAGTAGCATATGTATTAAATGTTGTGATCAGTATTTTCTGGGATAAAGCTCTAAAATTTAAAGCCACCATTACAAGAAAAGAGATACTCACATCACTAATAATCGTACTCCTAAATACTGCCATTGCAATTCCGGGGTATTTATTATGGATAAACGAACTAATTGTTTTTTCTAGCATGCCTGTAGTAGTAACGTTTATAGTATTATTTTTAGTCTTAGATTTTTTAATGTATGTGTTGCATTGGGCCTCTCATAAGATAGGCTTCTTGAAGAAAATCCATTTAAAACATCACGAACATTCCGAAGCGTTTAATTCCGTTAGCCTGTATTACATGTCTCCATGGGAATCTATTTTCTTTGGGCTCTTGTTAACCGTAGTAGCCATTCTCTTGCCACTTAATATCTATGGTTTTATAGCATTTCTGGTTTTCAATTGGTTTTATGGCGTTATGACACACTTAAATAGTAAAAGTGAAAGGACTCATTTTTTAATTTTTACCACTAATTTGTTTCATAAAAACCACCATCAATTATCCTATAAAAATTATGGCTTCTATACGTTCATCTGGGATAGAATATTTAGAACTGAGAAAATAATTTAG
- a CDS encoding tetratricopeptide repeat protein — MNKKILTLVALIMSAVSFAQSSSEILVLSAVVKDKVMPNAEIIFQKNGETSITKYTDSQGKVTIPDHYRNDSDVILIIKKEGYSPLITKCLCDGLTYAISPTMQELDGMRIVLSWGSSPRDIDSHLSYSGGYVCYHKKEANQANLDVDDTDSYGPETITITKKQQGEKYVYAVHNYSDRELINNTNLSNLSRAKVFIYIGNTLVKTYTMPEGKKGNIWIPFLIDEMGNIVTVGDFKNATTWEGVSTILRNYRFDGDTSVVSSSDKAESQIINRKGEEEYHAGHLESAVSLYQNAIELNQNNGQAYSNLGLAFQKLNKEAEALWANRKAIDLASGGKAHYVRASSYYNIARIYEKKSQWEEALQNFELAQQNRAREAYTKGIARMQSKLR; from the coding sequence ATGAATAAAAAAATCTTAACCCTTGTCGCATTAATTATGAGTGCTGTATCTTTTGCACAATCTTCTTCGGAAATATTGGTATTGAGTGCGGTCGTCAAAGATAAAGTAATGCCAAATGCTGAAATTATTTTTCAGAAAAACGGAGAAACATCCATTACTAAATATACAGATAGCCAAGGAAAAGTAACTATTCCGGACCACTATAGAAATGATTCAGACGTTATTTTAATTATCAAGAAAGAAGGGTATTCGCCTTTAATTACCAAATGTTTATGTGATGGTTTAACCTATGCTATTAGTCCAACCATGCAGGAATTAGATGGTATGAGAATCGTGTTAAGTTGGGGGAGTAGTCCTAGAGATATAGATTCTCACTTATCATATTCTGGAGGATACGTGTGTTATCATAAAAAAGAGGCCAACCAGGCAAATTTAGATGTAGATGACACCGATAGTTATGGCCCCGAAACCATTACGATTACAAAAAAACAGCAAGGTGAAAAGTATGTATACGCTGTTCACAATTATTCCGATAGAGAATTAATAAACAACACCAATCTTTCTAATTTAAGTAGAGCAAAGGTATTTATATATATAGGAAATACGCTAGTTAAAACGTATACCATGCCAGAAGGAAAGAAAGGGAATATTTGGATTCCTTTTTTAATTGATGAAATGGGGAACATTGTAACTGTAGGAGATTTTAAAAATGCCACTACCTGGGAAGGCGTAAGTACAATATTAAGAAATTATAGATTTGATGGTGATACTTCGGTTGTTTCCAGTTCGGATAAAGCAGAATCTCAAATTATCAATAGAAAAGGAGAAGAAGAATATCATGCTGGACATTTAGAATCGGCTGTTTCTTTATATCAAAATGCCATTGAATTGAATCAAAATAATGGACAAGCGTATAGCAATTTGGGCTTAGCTTTTCAAAAACTGAATAAAGAGGCAGAGGCTTTATGGGCGAATAGAAAGGCTATAGACCTTGCATCGGGTGGCAAGGCGCATTATGTAAGAGCTAGTTCTTATTACAATATTGCTAGAATATATGAAAAGAAAAGTCAGTGGGAAGAAGCCTTACAAAACTTTGAGCTAGCGCAGCAAAACAGAGCACGTGAAGCATATACTAAGGGAATAGCAAGAATGCAGTCAAAACTAAGATAA
- a CDS encoding SH3 domain-containing protein, whose product MNYRIFLALTFFSVYTFGQKNYSVTAKSGLTVRDAPDIAGRKIGKLEFDKKVVLLEETDFSFSTEQIHGFWVKVKSNSIGEGYVFNGFLKLFTGNKIKYTLNNSEDLHKELIATVNGKETVLISFEDEGCFDLIEIQDYNGDGYEEVLLESNACGGNCCGNSLFTFSFNGNEFKRSAYIGYYFGGMNLNYDQHTNRQFVVETNSIGAGNTALCEDLEETYVFDHHDFKLIQSKGDHKLTTLIELKSSDFLSQEAETDYLTIAYDLDGNGIMDQISGSYWERWGILNDCTIVLNNETLDIEAIGSPKRIGVLASKTNNVNDIVIECDTVLIWNGINYEKK is encoded by the coding sequence ATGAACTATAGAATCTTTCTTGCACTTACATTTTTTTCGGTCTATACTTTTGGTCAGAAAAATTATAGCGTCACAGCCAAAAGCGGATTAACAGTAAGAGATGCACCAGATATAGCGGGCAGAAAAATTGGAAAGCTAGAATTTGATAAAAAAGTAGTACTCCTAGAAGAGACCGATTTTTCTTTTAGTACTGAACAAATACATGGATTTTGGGTTAAGGTAAAATCTAATTCTATTGGAGAAGGCTATGTTTTTAATGGTTTTTTAAAGCTTTTTACAGGAAATAAAATAAAGTATACGCTAAATAATAGCGAAGACCTTCACAAAGAATTAATAGCTACAGTAAATGGTAAAGAAACAGTGCTTATTAGTTTTGAAGACGAAGGTTGTTTTGATCTCATAGAGATACAAGATTACAATGGAGATGGCTACGAAGAAGTGCTTTTAGAATCTAATGCTTGTGGAGGAAATTGTTGCGGCAATTCTTTATTTACCTTCTCTTTTAATGGCAATGAATTTAAGCGATCCGCTTATATAGGATACTATTTTGGCGGAATGAATTTGAATTATGATCAGCATACGAACAGACAGTTTGTCGTTGAAACTAACTCTATTGGAGCAGGAAATACAGCACTATGTGAAGATTTGGAAGAAACTTATGTTTTTGATCACCATGATTTTAAATTAATACAAAGTAAGGGAGATCATAAATTAACTACGCTCATAGAATTAAAATCAAGCGATTTTCTATCGCAAGAAGCAGAAACAGATTATTTAACGATAGCCTACGATTTAGATGGTAATGGCATTATGGATCAAATTTCTGGTAGCTATTGGGAACGATGGGGAATTTTAAATGACTGCACTATTGTTTTAAATAACGAAACTTTAGATATAGAGGCTATTGGATCACCAAAAAGAATAGGCGTATTAGCATCAAAAACAAACAATGTAAATGATATTGTTATTGAATGTGATACTGTATTGATATGGAATGGAATTAATTACGAAAAAAAATAA
- a CDS encoding SH3 domain-containing protein, translating to MKSIYLLIFTLILACNNPKKEESVEANTVSDVVAISYGLNNGYGQCNTQLYARINGERQVLIDFDQHKFLYIQLQDDFNNDGFLDVLVENRKGCHSETGSTYLDHEGSSYFIMAYDGQQFKISNEVGKDWDGIEMEMRDGKLHLAIDTAEERSYTYSDKLSCNDKEETFVLENFKLKQVGIHQKAKMATVMEMDCLSLIQQTSIVESYEEFNVDFNNDGYKDELRFTYYKDLKGYDNLYLRLATINPDIEINTQKRSVKRLGILASKTNGYNDLVINCDEIMSWNGEEYRYKNVYKSGNKYRVFAKNGLIIRDSPDGIPIGKFDYNAEITVIEKTEIEMDYEEEEYVTIEGYWYKVAFFDEYSNSTKQGFVFSGYLANLDYCSIFSDWNEVSISKNAIVYKLHGQCYYTYPVKIISDTEVELIWSQDGDCVFLSGLDEDFAFIISPEKGKPFAKFTLDGNTLKASYYYPDWVKEYNQKYPAIFSETYTLNYPLLIDY from the coding sequence ATGAAATCTATTTATCTCTTAATTTTTACGCTAATACTTGCTTGTAATAACCCAAAAAAAGAGGAAAGTGTAGAAGCCAATACTGTATCAGATGTTGTTGCTATTTCCTATGGATTAAATAATGGTTATGGTCAGTGCAATACACAACTGTATGCTAGGATAAATGGCGAACGACAAGTGCTGATTGATTTTGATCAGCACAAGTTTTTATATATCCAATTGCAAGACGATTTCAATAATGATGGCTTCTTGGATGTTTTGGTAGAAAATAGAAAGGGGTGTCATTCAGAAACTGGCAGCACTTATCTGGACCATGAAGGAAGTTCTTATTTTATTATGGCGTATGATGGTCAACAATTTAAAATCTCTAACGAAGTAGGTAAAGACTGGGATGGTATTGAAATGGAAATGCGGGACGGAAAACTTCATTTAGCCATAGATACGGCTGAAGAAAGAAGCTATACCTACAGCGATAAACTATCTTGTAATGACAAGGAAGAAACATTTGTTTTAGAAAATTTTAAGTTGAAACAAGTTGGGATACATCAAAAAGCTAAAATGGCGACAGTGATGGAAATGGACTGCCTATCACTTATTCAACAGACTTCTATTGTTGAATCTTACGAAGAATTTAATGTTGATTTTAATAATGATGGTTATAAAGATGAGTTAAGGTTTACCTACTATAAAGACTTGAAAGGCTATGACAACCTGTATCTTCGGCTCGCTACAATAAATCCTGATATAGAAATAAACACACAGAAAAGAAGTGTAAAACGATTGGGGATCTTAGCTTCTAAAACCAATGGCTATAATGATTTAGTCATAAATTGTGACGAAATTATGTCCTGGAACGGAGAAGAATATAGGTATAAAAATGTGTACAAATCAGGAAATAAGTACCGAGTGTTTGCTAAAAATGGTTTAATTATAAGAGATAGTCCAGATGGCATTCCCATAGGGAAATTTGACTATAATGCTGAAATTACTGTTATTGAAAAAACAGAAATTGAAATGGATTATGAAGAAGAAGAGTATGTGACTATAGAAGGATATTGGTATAAAGTAGCATTTTTTGACGAATATAGTAATAGTACCAAACAAGGTTTTGTATTTAGTGGCTATTTAGCAAACCTAGATTATTGTTCAATTTTTAGTGACTGGAATGAAGTAAGTATCTCGAAAAATGCTATTGTTTATAAATTACATGGACAATGCTATTACACCTATCCAGTAAAAATTATTAGCGATACTGAAGTTGAACTTATTTGGTCACAAGACGGTGACTGCGTATTTTTAAGTGGACTTGATGAAGATTTTGCATTTATAATATCTCCAGAGAAAGGAAAACCATTTGCGAAATTTACGTTAGATGGGAATACTTTAAAAGCAAGCTATTACTATCCTGATTGGGTTAAAGAATACAATCAGAAATATCCTGCAATTTTTTCAGAAACATACACTTTAAACTACCCCTTATTAATTGATTATTAA